Proteins from a single region of Synechococcus sp. WH 8109:
- a CDS encoding NAD-dependent epimerase/dehydratase family protein, with translation MQVVVTGASGFIGSHLVDSLLDAGYNVRAVARRLPGLISTSALSNPRLSLCSIDIKNRLDLESVISGCELVVHLASGSLPLSSNHNPSDDIAVNLLGTINLLEASRFSNVKRVVVVSSGGTVYGLPKSLPIKEDHPTDPICSYGITKLAIEKYVYLYRALYGLDGLVLRVANPYGPRQRLDSSQGVIPVFLGRVMRNENVEIWGSGEVVRDFIYISDLISAITLACSYTGSEHLFNIGSGQGLSLQDLLHKLELLFNRPINVIYKAGRGFDVPVNVLSIDRAISKLSWRPDVLIDDGLKLFYQSLINS, from the coding sequence ATGCAGGTTGTTGTTACGGGTGCCAGTGGCTTCATAGGCAGCCATCTAGTAGATTCGCTTTTAGATGCGGGCTATAACGTTCGTGCTGTAGCACGTCGATTACCTGGCCTCATAAGTACTAGCGCACTCTCAAATCCTAGACTTTCTCTCTGTAGTATTGATATTAAAAATCGCCTTGATTTAGAATCTGTTATTAGTGGATGTGAACTTGTTGTTCATTTAGCAAGTGGGAGTCTGCCTCTATCCTCTAACCACAATCCTTCTGATGATATAGCAGTAAATTTACTGGGTACTATAAATCTTCTTGAGGCATCGCGTTTTTCCAATGTCAAGCGTGTTGTTGTTGTTTCTTCTGGTGGCACTGTTTATGGTCTTCCAAAAAGTCTTCCAATTAAAGAAGATCATCCAACTGACCCCATTTGTTCTTATGGCATTACTAAGTTAGCAATTGAGAAATATGTTTATCTCTATAGAGCACTATATGGTCTTGACGGTCTTGTATTACGTGTTGCCAACCCGTATGGACCACGTCAACGATTAGATTCTAGTCAAGGCGTAATCCCAGTATTTTTAGGTCGTGTAATGAGAAATGAAAATGTTGAAATATGGGGAAGTGGCGAGGTTGTGCGTGACTTTATATATATTTCTGATCTTATATCTGCTATAACCCTTGCTTGTTCATATACAGGTTCAGAGCATTTATTTAATATAGGCTCAGGACAGGGGCTAAGTTTGCAAGACCTTTTGCATAAACTAGAACTATTATTTAATAGACCTATCAATGTAATCTATAAAGCAGGTAGAGGATTTGATGTCCCAGTAAATGTTTTGTCTATCGATAGAGCTATATCTAAATTAAGTTGGCGGCCTGATGTTCTCATTGATGATGGGCTCAAACTTTTTTACCAGAGTTTGATTAATTCCTAG
- a CDS encoding rhamnan synthesis F family protein — protein MGLKSELRLRAEKNLPKWVVHIAKKAIKKILVIHGMKRYVGKVSYNSKLPTVVVVSHEASKTGAPILALNICHEMSKEANVIAMIISGGSLIEKFRENSIAVLQPKQGPVFDKLLRNEIKRLVHNEWPEYAIINSIVSASYIQPLRRNGIPVMTLIHEFSAYIRPVDLLSNVGLWSNRLIFSSKLTSDDLINQNPQLKRTKNEILPQGYCKEVLLAATQNKQDRTEDEATKYLEEIKSDEILILGAGQIQPRKGLDLFVSVAYYIKESLPNHKIKFAWIGDGYDPTNDFNVSLWIKDQIERSGLKHQLKILKGSHEYKRLMRRCNIFLMTSRLDPLPNVAIDAMLEAKPVFCFENATGLESLLKRDLLLKNSLIIEYLNTQEMSSKVISLLQNRDLLCEVSKLSKRRAIEWFDMGKYVERLKEIGAEIKSEEKSLIKNSQEILKRGIVEMEYSLGIGSKNNKHNAEHYLRSWQTGVGPRKPFPSFHPGIYRERAMSETNKQDPLIHYINNGEPEGPWNTKLIIPTEDVLMNIDEKVGLHIHVHYPELLDEILKAISMNKIRPEIYISCTNQAIRDLAIKNINEHGLILKKIILTPNRGRDIGPLLTCLGQELDEKYRIYGHIHTKKSIHIARHQSYSWRTFLIENLIGNEENHMMDCIISAMIKDKTIGLAFPSDPHCPGWDANYRQAKLLAEKLNIKSLTNEFNFPIGTMFWARKNALSPLYSLNLGWDDYPSEPIGYDGTLLHSIERLIPFVAESQGFSYTMTNIRKITR, from the coding sequence ATGGGCCTGAAATCAGAACTTCGCCTACGGGCAGAAAAAAATTTGCCAAAATGGGTAGTACATATTGCTAAAAAGGCGATAAAGAAAATATTAGTGATACATGGAATGAAAAGATACGTAGGCAAAGTTTCATACAATTCGAAACTCCCAACAGTTGTAGTAGTAAGCCATGAAGCGTCAAAGACTGGTGCACCAATATTGGCTCTAAACATATGCCATGAAATGAGTAAGGAGGCCAATGTTATTGCGATGATAATAAGTGGTGGATCACTGATAGAAAAATTTAGAGAAAACTCAATTGCAGTACTACAGCCTAAACAGGGTCCGGTCTTTGATAAACTTCTAAGGAATGAGATAAAAAGACTGGTACACAACGAATGGCCTGAATACGCTATTATCAACTCAATTGTATCGGCTAGTTATATACAACCATTAAGAAGAAACGGGATACCGGTGATGACGCTAATACATGAATTTAGTGCCTATATTCGACCGGTGGACTTGCTTAGCAACGTAGGACTATGGTCGAACCGTCTTATCTTTTCAAGCAAACTTACCAGTGATGACTTGATAAATCAGAATCCACAACTAAAAAGAACTAAGAATGAAATATTACCGCAGGGTTACTGCAAAGAAGTACTTTTGGCGGCAACACAAAACAAGCAAGATAGGACAGAAGATGAGGCAACCAAATATTTGGAAGAAATAAAAAGTGACGAAATCCTGATTCTTGGAGCGGGGCAGATTCAACCCAGGAAAGGGTTAGACCTATTTGTCTCAGTGGCATACTATATAAAAGAAAGCCTTCCGAATCATAAAATTAAATTTGCATGGATAGGAGATGGTTACGATCCTACAAATGACTTTAATGTATCTCTATGGATAAAAGATCAAATTGAACGCAGTGGTTTAAAACATCAGCTAAAAATACTAAAGGGATCTCACGAATACAAAAGGCTAATGAGGCGTTGCAATATATTCCTAATGACATCAAGATTAGACCCGCTACCTAACGTAGCAATAGATGCAATGCTCGAGGCAAAACCAGTATTTTGCTTTGAAAATGCAACTGGATTAGAAAGTCTACTCAAAAGAGATCTACTTCTCAAAAACAGTTTGATTATTGAATACCTTAATACACAGGAAATGTCATCGAAGGTAATAAGTTTACTTCAAAATAGAGATCTACTATGTGAAGTATCGAAATTATCAAAAAGAAGGGCAATTGAATGGTTCGACATGGGAAAGTACGTAGAGAGACTGAAAGAAATCGGTGCAGAAATCAAATCAGAGGAAAAGTCTCTGATAAAAAATTCGCAAGAAATACTCAAAAGGGGAATAGTAGAAATGGAATATTCCTTAGGAATTGGATCAAAGAACAATAAACATAATGCTGAGCATTACCTAAGAAGTTGGCAAACGGGAGTCGGTCCACGCAAGCCCTTTCCAAGTTTTCATCCAGGAATATATAGGGAAAGGGCGATGAGTGAAACAAACAAACAAGATCCACTAATCCACTATATAAATAATGGTGAGCCAGAGGGACCTTGGAATACAAAACTAATAATTCCAACCGAAGACGTATTAATGAATATAGATGAAAAAGTTGGACTTCATATTCATGTACATTATCCAGAACTATTAGATGAGATACTTAAAGCAATCTCAATGAATAAGATAAGACCAGAAATATATATATCATGCACTAATCAAGCTATAAGAGACTTAGCGATAAAAAATATTAATGAGCACGGTCTGATCTTAAAAAAAATAATACTAACGCCGAACAGAGGTCGTGACATTGGACCCCTTTTAACCTGTCTTGGACAAGAATTAGACGAAAAGTATCGTATATATGGGCATATTCATACTAAAAAAAGTATACACATAGCAAGGCATCAATCATATTCATGGAGAACCTTCTTGATCGAAAATTTAATTGGAAACGAAGAAAATCATATGATGGACTGCATAATAAGTGCAATGATTAAAGACAAGACAATCGGTCTGGCGTTTCCTAGTGATCCACATTGTCCCGGTTGGGATGCAAACTACAGACAAGCAAAACTATTGGCAGAAAAGCTAAATATTAAATCTCTAACAAATGAATTTAATTTCCCAATAGGTACAATGTTTTGGGCAAGAAAGAATGCACTAAGCCCACTTTATAGTTTAAATCTTGGTTGGGATGATTATCCTTCAGAGCCAATTGGGTATGACGGTACACTATTACACAGTATTGAAAGGTTGATACCATTTGTCGCGGAGTCTCAGGGGTTTAGCTACACAATGACAAATATACGGAAGATCACTCGCTAG